One stretch of Glycine soja cultivar W05 chromosome 7, ASM419377v2, whole genome shotgun sequence DNA includes these proteins:
- the LOC114418069 gene encoding deSI-like protein At4g17486 isoform X2: MLCRKSSKNDVGSGSVPVHLNVYDLTPINGYAYWFGLGVYHSGVQVHGVEFAFGAHEYSLTGIFEGEPKRCEGFAFRKTILIGKTDMRPGEVKAVMEELAAKYRGFMCNCVLPVTLNSTKVRHHKMEEKQCEGEKQALATKAKKLSASNSSSSSPEGLRRGRSRNRRALPPSSPLIIGSSSS; the protein is encoded by the exons ATGCTGTGCAGGAAGAGCTCCAAAAACGACGTCGGCTCGGGATCGGTGCCGGTGCACCTCAACGTCTACGATTTGACACCCATCAACGGTTACGCTTATTGGTTCGGCCTCGGAGTGTATCATTCCGGCGTGCAAG TTCACGGCGTTGAGTTCGCGTTCGGGGCTCACGAGTACTCGTTGACGGGGATATTCGAAGGAGAACCGAAGAGGTGCGAAGGTTTCGCGTTCAGGAAAACGATTCTGATCGGAAAAACCGATATGAGACCCGGTGAGGTTAAGGCGGTGATGGAAGAACTTGCTGCTAAGTACAGAG GATTTATGTGCAATTGTGTTCTTCCGGTGACATTGAACTCAACAAAAGTTAGGCATCACAAGATGGAAGAAAAGCAATGTGAAGGAGAGAAACAAGCATTAGCGACTAAGGCAAAGAAACTTAGTGCTTCaaattcatcatcatcttccccTGAGGGACTGCGCAGGGGAAGGAGTAGAAACCGACGTGCCCTTCCTCCATCTTCACCTTTGATtattggatcttcttcatcttgA
- the LOC114419247 gene encoding aquaporin NIP6-1-like, protein MDISLGRKVGAEFLGTFLLMSAAIGAAIEKEKSQGSVVGCAVISGVTVMIIICSIGHISGAHLNPAVTISFAVIEHMPWKNVPVYIGAQVLASVSAAFALKLIFHPFMSGGVTVPSVGYGQAFAAEFMVSFTLMFVVTAVADGTRVVREFPGIIMVQVRL, encoded by the exons ATGGACATTAGTCTCGGAAGAAAG GTTGGAGCAGAGTTTCTGGGCACGTTCCTTCTCATGTCTGCGGCAATAGGCGCTGCAATTGAAAAAGAGAAGTCGCAAGGATCAGTGGTGGGATGTGCAGTAATTAGTGGAGTTACTGTGATGATAATCATATGCTCCATAGGCCACATCTCCGGAGCTCATCTCAACCCCGCTGTCACCATCTCCTTTGCTGTAATAGAGCACATGCCGTGGAAGAAT GTGCCTGTGTATATTGGTGCACAAGTTTTGGCATCAGTGAGTGCTGCATTTGCTCTGAAGTTAATTTTTCATCCATTCATGAGCGGTGGAGTGACGGTCCCTTCGGTGGGATATGGGCAAGCTTTCGCTGCAGAGTTCATGGTCAGCTTTACTCTTATGTTCGTTGTCACTGCAGTGGCCGACGGCACAAGAGTT GTGCGAGAGTTCCCGGGAATCATTATGGTGCAGGTGCGATTG
- the LOC114418068 gene encoding uncharacterized protein LOC114418068, with protein MLGGGVRWLRSSERFKFMTTSLSTNAKTSYYSFCSSSANNIKNMIVDERHRQLENLDMVTAAKMLFSDPPKKRKFGFDFHLVQFFFACLPSVAVYLVAQYARYEMRKMEVEWNRKGSRKKKKKRRKKKKKWNKILQKKRKKNLIPSLQR; from the exons ATGCTTGGTGGCGGAGTAAGGTGGTTGCGCTCCTCGGAGCGATTCAAGTTTATGACAACGTCACTCTCCACCAACGCCAAGACCAGTTATTATTCCTTTTGCTCTTCATCCGCTAACAACATCAAAAACATGATCGTTGATGAAAGGCATCGGCAGCTGGAGAATCTCGACATGGTGACTGCCGCTAAGATGCTTTTCAGCGACCCCCCTAAGAAGAGGAAGTTTGG GTTTGATTTCCATCTTGTACAGTTCTTTTTTGCCTGTTTGCCTTCCGTGG CTGTATATTTGGTGGCACAGTATGCTCGTTATGAGATGAGAAAAATGGAAGTG GAATGGAACAGAAAAGGAagcagaaagaagaagaagaagcgaaggaaaaagaaaaagaaatggaatAAAATCCTccagaagaaaaggaagaaaaatctGATCCCCAGCTTGCAGAGGTGA
- the LOC114418069 gene encoding deSI-like protein At4g17486 isoform X1: MLCRKSSKNDVGSGSVPVHLNVYDLTPINGYAYWFGLGVYHSGVQVHGVEFAFGAHEYSLTGIFEGEPKRCEGFAFRKTILIGKTDMRPGEVKAVMEELAAKYRGNAYNLITKNCNHFCNDACLRLTGNPIPSWVNRLARIGFMCNCVLPVTLNSTKVRHHKMEEKQCEGEKQALATKAKKLSASNSSSSSPEGLRRGRSRNRRALPPSSPLIIGSSSS, from the exons ATGCTGTGCAGGAAGAGCTCCAAAAACGACGTCGGCTCGGGATCGGTGCCGGTGCACCTCAACGTCTACGATTTGACACCCATCAACGGTTACGCTTATTGGTTCGGCCTCGGAGTGTATCATTCCGGCGTGCAAG TTCACGGCGTTGAGTTCGCGTTCGGGGCTCACGAGTACTCGTTGACGGGGATATTCGAAGGAGAACCGAAGAGGTGCGAAGGTTTCGCGTTCAGGAAAACGATTCTGATCGGAAAAACCGATATGAGACCCGGTGAGGTTAAGGCGGTGATGGAAGAACTTGCTGCTAAGTACAGAGGTAATGCTTACAATCTCATCACAAAGAATTGCAACCATTTCTGTAACGATGCTTGTCTTAGACTCACCGGAAATCCTATTCCAAGTTGGGTCAATCGTCTTGCTCGAATTG GATTTATGTGCAATTGTGTTCTTCCGGTGACATTGAACTCAACAAAAGTTAGGCATCACAAGATGGAAGAAAAGCAATGTGAAGGAGAGAAACAAGCATTAGCGACTAAGGCAAAGAAACTTAGTGCTTCaaattcatcatcatcttccccTGAGGGACTGCGCAGGGGAAGGAGTAGAAACCGACGTGCCCTTCCTCCATCTTCACCTTTGATtattggatcttcttcatcttgA